In Candidatus Bathyarchaeota archaeon, the sequence TTAAGTACGCTAAAGATATATTATCCAATACGCTTACTACCATCCTCTTTGGAAGGAAAAGCATGACACTCATCGATGACATTCTTAAAATCAAACGCGAAAAGGAAGCAATAATTCTAGCTCACAATTATCAACGCCCAGAAATCCAAGACATTGCAGACTATGTAGGCGATAGCATAGAGCTTAGTCGCCGGGCAAAAGAAGAACAAGATGCAAAAATAATAGTGTTCGCTGCCGTGAATTTTATGGCTGAATCAGCTGCCATTCTCAACCCAGAAAAAAAAGTGCTATTACCATGCACTGGTTCAAGATGCCCCATGGCTTACATGCTTCCGGCCGAACAGGTGCAAGCATGGAAACAAAAATATCCAGATACGCCGGTCGTGCTTTACGTCAATACCTTAGCGGAAGCCAAAGCAGAATGCGACATCTGCTGCACCTCTGCAAACGCAGTGAAAATTGTTGAAGCTCTTGATGCAGAGACCGTGCTTTTCGGTCCTGACTATAACCTAGCAGAATATGTCCAAGAGAAAACCGGAAAAAAAGTCATTCCCATTCCTCCTCAAGGCTTCTGCCCTACACACATACTGTTCATGAAAGAAGACATCATGGCGCAAAAGCAAACCCACTCAGACGCTGTTGTGGCAGTGCATCCAGAATGCTCTGAGGAGGTCAGAGGAATTGCAGACTTCATCGGAAGCACCTCACAAATCTGCAGATACGCAAAAACTTCAACTGCAAAGAAGTTTATCATCGGCACCGAAGTTGGGATTCTTCACAAACTGAGAAAGGAAAACCCGCATAAACAATTCGTTCCCGCCTATGAAGATGCCACATGCAACGCTATGAAACTCACCACCTTAGAAAGGCTTTATCGCTCGCTCAAAGAGGAACAGAACCTCATTACTGTTTCAAGTAGCATTGCAGAGAGAGCAAAAAGAGCTTTGGAGAAAATGTTTGCATTAACTAAATAA encodes:
- the nadA gene encoding quinolinate synthase NadA, producing MTLIDDILKIKREKEAIILAHNYQRPEIQDIADYVGDSIELSRRAKEEQDAKIIVFAAVNFMAESAAILNPEKKVLLPCTGSRCPMAYMLPAEQVQAWKQKYPDTPVVLYVNTLAEAKAECDICCTSANAVKIVEALDAETVLFGPDYNLAEYVQEKTGKKVIPIPPQGFCPTHILFMKEDIMAQKQTHSDAVVAVHPECSEEVRGIADFIGSTSQICRYAKTSTAKKFIIGTEVGILHKLRKENPHKQFVPAYEDATCNAMKLTTLERLYRSLKEEQNLITVSSSIAERAKRALEKMFALTK